ATAGGAGGTTATCTTGCCACACTCCAACAGGATGTTGAAAACAACACTAACGAGAAGCCTCACCATTAAACTAACCCAAAACTTACTCACACATATACGATAACCTTTAGGTTGACAAGGGTGTGGAATAATGGAGGTTCAAGCCTTAAGGATAGGGGATTTAACGAAACCGTCTAATAAGAGTGGGAGCTAAAATGTGAGCGTGGTTCGTAGATGTTTAGGCTAGATGTGAAAACGAAACGTAAGGTTGAGTTCATCGACATCACCGACAGTGTGCGACAGGTTGTTTCAAGGGAGGGGGTGGAAGAAGGGGTTTGCTACCTGTTTGTCCCTCATACCACGGCTGGAATAACGATAAATGAGAATGCTGACCCCTCAGTTGTACAGGACATCACGACGGCCCTAAGCAAGTTGGTAGATTTCATGCCCTTTCAACACCTTGAAGGAAACTCGCCAGCTCATGTGAAATCTAGCTTGATGGGATGCTCGTTAAGCATTCCTGTCGAGAACGGGAAACTTGCGTTAGGGACTTGGCAAGGGATATATTTCTGCGAGTTCGACGGGCCTAGAAGTCGAAAACTATACGTGAATATTATGAAGTTGAAATGAAAATGAGCATAACCCCTCCGAGATTAACAATCTCAGAGGATACGATTAACCTTTAAATCATCAGTATACCGATTCAATGTTGATAGGGAAGGAAAATTGTCAAGCGAGGATATGGTATATAGAATTATGAGTAAACCGGTTTTAAAGGCTGAAGCTTCGGACAAGGTGGTACATGTTCTTGAGTTGATGGCTGAGAAGGGTGTAGGTAGCGTTGTAATCGTTAAGGATGGTAGTCCTGTCGGCATATTGACTGAAAGGGACATCGTGAAAAAGATCGTTAAGGATAGAAGTACGTTGGATAGAAAGGTGGAGGCGGTTATGAGTAGACCGCTCATCACGGTTACCCCGGAAACAGGGGTCTTCGAAGCCCTAAACCTGATGAGGAAAAATAAGATCAGGAGGCTGCCGGTTGTCAGTGACGGAAAGCTTGAAGGCATAGTAACGGACAAGGATCTCTTATACTG
The sequence above is a segment of the Candidatus Bathyarchaeia archaeon genome. Coding sequences within it:
- a CDS encoding CBS domain-containing protein encodes the protein MSKPVLKAEASDKVVHVLELMAEKGVGSVVIVKDGSPVGILTERDIVKKIVKDRSTLDRKVEAVMSRPLITVTPETGVFEALNLMRKNKIRRLPVVSDGKLEGIVTDKDLLYWVLRMAYTPYPAP
- a CDS encoding secondary thiamine-phosphate synthase enzyme YjbQ — its product is MFRLDVKTKRKVEFIDITDSVRQVVSREGVEEGVCYLFVPHTTAGITINENADPSVVQDITTALSKLVDFMPFQHLEGNSPAHVKSSLMGCSLSIPVENGKLALGTWQGIYFCEFDGPRSRKLYVNIMKLK